In a genomic window of Bombina bombina isolate aBomBom1 chromosome 8, aBomBom1.pri, whole genome shotgun sequence:
- the LOC128638002 gene encoding prothymosin alpha, whose translation MADTDVDTTTTEVPVTKDLKEKKEVVEEPEKKTEKNGSGDATNGTEENGADHSEENADEGEEEEEEGEGEGEGEEEEEGEGEETDETEDRPTKRPAEDEEKVETKKQKTENGDSTEVKESA comes from the exons ATGGCAGATACCGATGTTGATACTACTACCACTGAGGTCCCAGTCACAAAG GATCTTAAAGAAAAGAAGGAAGTTGTAGAGGAACCAGAAAAAAAAACTGAGAAGAATGGAAGTGGTGATGCCACAAATGGAACG GAAGAGAATGGTGCTGACCATAGTGAAGAGAATGCTGATGaaggagaggaagaggaggaggaag gaGAAGGAGAGGGTGaaggagaagaagaggaagaaggtGAAGGAGAGGAGACCGATGAAACGGAAGACCGTCCCACAAAGCGTCCAGCAGAGGATGAG GAGAAAGTTGAAactaaaaaacagaaaacagaaaatGGAGATTCGACAGAAGTTAAAGAGTCTGCCTGA